A region of Ferrimicrobium acidiphilum DSM 19497 DNA encodes the following proteins:
- a CDS encoding ABC transporter ATP-binding protein, with translation MAEDDWLIRASAVTKVFTTNGRGVLALEEVNLSLARGSFTSLIGPSGCGKSTLLRIIGGIETPSQGSVEHAGSARISFVFQDHALFPWLTVLDNVAFGLKMAGVEPEERKQRSQIWIERVGLAGFEKAFPNALSGGMRQRLSIARAFVTEPDILLMDEPMGALDEQTRLLIQEDLLRLWEETRKTVLLVTHSIDEAILLGDRVSVMSRRPGRIKANLDVPLERPRSLHNMTDPRFVALKDAILNDLHDEVMASMESR, from the coding sequence GTGGCGGAAGACGATTGGCTCATACGTGCCAGCGCGGTTACCAAGGTATTTACCACCAATGGACGTGGGGTGCTCGCCCTCGAGGAGGTTAACCTTTCCCTGGCAAGGGGCTCTTTCACATCGCTTATCGGCCCATCGGGTTGTGGGAAGTCGACGCTCTTGAGGATCATCGGTGGCATCGAAACTCCGAGCCAAGGGTCGGTCGAACACGCTGGATCAGCTCGAATCTCCTTTGTCTTTCAGGATCATGCGCTCTTCCCGTGGCTAACCGTGCTTGACAACGTCGCCTTTGGACTCAAGATGGCTGGAGTCGAACCAGAGGAGCGGAAACAACGCTCTCAAATCTGGATTGAGCGGGTTGGCCTTGCGGGATTCGAAAAAGCATTCCCGAATGCGCTCTCGGGCGGAATGCGCCAACGCCTCTCCATAGCTCGAGCTTTTGTCACTGAACCCGACATACTTCTCATGGACGAGCCGATGGGAGCACTCGATGAACAGACCAGACTCCTCATCCAGGAGGATCTACTCCGGCTATGGGAGGAGACTCGCAAGACAGTGCTCCTAGTTACACACTCCATCGACGAAGCCATCCTTCTCGGCGACCGAGTCTCAGTGATGAGTCGGCGGCCAGGGCGGATCAAGGCAAATCTCGACGTCCCACTAGAGCGACCGCGTAGCTTGCACAACATGACTGATCCACGTTTTGTCGCCCTCAAAGATGCGATACTCAATGACCTTCATGACGAGGTGATGGCGTCAATGGAGTCTCGTTGA
- a CDS encoding ABC transporter permease: MTISIPNNPINQELDRSALRSRRLRHRDLALGVATPIALLLLWQLASSTNLIDAKIFTPPSTIFSTAITLVKNGVLTHDLGITSLRLIVGFVTGGALGIVVGIVLGIFRTLRAAFSPLFAALYAVPQIAVLPLLLVIFGIGETPKILTVAAVSFFVLEINAMAGVRSIDPQLLEAGRAYGAKGRRLFWHVLIPGSLPAVFTGLRVAAALALVVVTATEFVAANSGLGYLVWNSWQLFEPNQMYVGLITIALVGVVLTGIIELIARKVMPWSRRSSHD; encoded by the coding sequence TTGACCATCTCTATCCCAAACAACCCCATCAACCAAGAACTTGATCGGAGCGCGCTACGGAGCAGGCGGCTCCGACATCGCGATCTCGCTCTAGGGGTCGCAACGCCGATCGCACTCCTCCTTCTATGGCAGCTCGCCAGCTCTACCAACCTCATCGACGCCAAGATCTTCACGCCACCAAGCACCATTTTTTCCACCGCGATCACGCTTGTTAAAAATGGCGTCCTTACACATGATCTCGGCATCACCTCTCTCCGTCTGATCGTCGGCTTCGTCACCGGAGGCGCTCTGGGTATCGTTGTCGGAATAGTACTAGGCATATTTCGCACTTTGCGAGCTGCCTTTTCACCACTTTTTGCCGCCTTATATGCCGTGCCTCAGATCGCCGTACTGCCACTACTCCTTGTTATTTTCGGGATTGGCGAGACTCCAAAGATCTTGACGGTAGCTGCCGTCTCCTTCTTTGTACTCGAGATCAACGCCATGGCTGGCGTGCGTTCCATCGATCCGCAACTGCTGGAGGCCGGGCGAGCTTATGGCGCCAAGGGGAGACGACTGTTCTGGCATGTACTCATCCCTGGAAGTCTTCCTGCCGTCTTCACCGGTCTCCGAGTAGCTGCAGCGTTGGCACTTGTGGTAGTTACCGCCACTGAATTCGTAGCCGCTAACAGCGGACTCGGATACCTCGTTTGGAATTCCTGGCAGCTCTTCGAACCCAACCAGATGTACGTAGGACTCATAACCATCGCACTCGTTGGAGTCGTATTGACCGGCATTATTGAACTTATAGCACGCAAGGTCATGCCCTGGTCTAGGCGCAGCTCCCACGACTAG